Proteins found in one Dermacentor silvarum isolate Dsil-2018 chromosome 8, BIME_Dsil_1.4, whole genome shotgun sequence genomic segment:
- the LOC119461275 gene encoding apoptosis regulator BAX-like isoform X2 produces the protein MSIPLPLLRNTPTHEETREEGRVLLSSFVDYQVAQEGAAMDAGAGGESIGDMVYSHTIDEEDIGTPHSRTEAEALHPVYRNMGRELRALADRFSQSRERIRVRQEADSLDISSLTRDNLMTLMLELFEDGFSRERLVTFFFFCSDLILKSVRCSVGGLRWQVVAWVWAFLRDRVCCWVLQRGGWEAVLTNYLPKLAITAAGFAVCVGVVFYIWKNW, from the coding sequence ATGAGCATTCCCCTCCCACTGCTACGCAACACGCCCACGCACGAGGAGACGCGGGAGGAAGGCCGAGTACTTCTCAGCTCGTTTGTGGACTACCAGGTGGCACAGGAAGGAGCTGCCATGGATGCCGGAGCTGGCGGCGAGTCCATCGGGGACATGGTATACAGTCACACCATTGACGAAGAAGACATCGGCACTCCGCACAGCCGCACTGAAGCCGAGGCCCTCCACCCTGTCTACCGCAACATGGGTCGTGAGCTGCGTGCTCTTGCCGACCGTTTTTCACAGAGCAGGGAACGCATACGCGTGCGACAGGAAGCCGACTCGCTGGACATCTCGAGCCTGACCCGAGATAACCTCATGACGCTGATGCTCGAGCTCTTTGAGGATGGCTTCAGCCGCGAGAGGCTCGTCAcgtttttcttcttctgcagcGACCTCATCCTGAAGTCGGTCCGGTGCTCTGTGGGAGGGCTGCGATGGCAAGTGGTTGCCTGGGTGTGGGCTTTCCTGCGTGACCGTGTCTGCTGCTGGGTACTCCAGCGCGGTGGATGGGAAGCCGTGCTCACAAACTACCTGCCTAAGTTGGCCATCACGGCCGCAGGCTTTGCCGTGTGTGTGGGTGTTGTATTTTACATTTGGAAGAACTGGTGA
- the LOC119461273 gene encoding ataxin-10: MSEGTFAGDEKANRDPICLLAPHLHSSLQELAALRTSGQPVPSETWSSVEAIAQKLATTWDDDVEWEAVADLFRFLRNAFAGSPGNAAAATRNDVLMQSLKTLVKGLCELHVKDASHAECVVGLRCSLQCLGNLVCSHQSSEDLVWELLMAQESKMCTALLRSPDVKVRQYCSMVLYNCLSPTHVESLLKSTGSVGMIESLADMLANTESEWSLFILEKLLQHDDLVTVFQKLSARCRCVLLDIAADNLIKKQGEDAPIPISLPFLQHAHSQLLERVWTMTKCLEAATAGDPEISEICKLLKVLCLASANEEFKGFFTDGSELLATALEVLKMVHLLGKSSQNAFTPAKHLDDFRGVDEGTSELTGHHSFGFKRDLVQLIGNMCHQNRKHQDMIRNLDGIPVILDVCNLDAKNPFIIQHASLAIRNLLEANPENQAVVGSLVRQGVVTDSPLIKEMGIQIE, encoded by the exons ATGAGCGAGGGCACGTTTGCTGGTGACGAGAAAGCTAACAGGGACCCTATTTGTTTGCTTGCCCCTCACCTGCACAGCAGCCTCCAAGAGCTAGCCGCCCTGCGGACCAG CGGGCAGCCTGTGCCCAGTGAAACATGGAGCTCTGTGGAAGCCATTGCCCAGAAGCTCGCTACCACTTGGGACGACGATGTAGAATGGGAGGCGGTGGCTGACCTCTTTCGCTTCTTGCGAAATGCTTTTGCTGGTTCCCccggaaatgcagccgctgcaaCCAG GAATGATGTGCTAATGCAAAGTCTAAAGACTCTAGTGAAGGGCCTCTGTGAGCTTCATGTCAAGGATGCATCCCATGCTG aGTGTGTGGTTGGGCTTCGGTGCAGTTTACAGTGCTTGGGCAACCTTGTGTGTAGCCACCAGTCCAGTGAGGACCTcgtttgggaattgctgatggcACAGGAATCCAAAAT GTGCACTGCCCTTCTTAGAAGCCCTGACGTCAAGGTGCGGCAATACTGCAGCATGGTTTTGTACAACTGCCTTTCGCCAACACACGTGGAGAGTCTCTTAAAATCGACTGGTTCTGTGGGCATGATAGAGAGCCTTGCAGACATGCTGGCCAACACCGAGTCTGAATGGAG CCTTTTCATATTGGAGAAGCTGCTTCAGCATGATGACTTGGTGACAGTCTTCCAAAAGTTGTCTGCTCGCTGCAG GTGTGTACTGCTGGATATTGCTGCTGACAACCTTATAAAGAAACAGGGGGAAGATGCACCAATTCCAATCTCCTTACCTTTCTTACAACATGCTCATAGTCAGCTGTTGGAGAGGGTATGGACCATGACAAAATGCTTGGAGGCAGCAACTGCTGGTGACCCG GAGATTTCAGAGATTTGTAAGCTCTTGAAGGTCCTATGTTTGGCCTCTGCAAATGAGGAGTTCAAGGGTTTCTTTACTGATGGATCAGAGCTTCTTGCAACTGCATTGG AGGTCTTGAAGATGGTTCATCTTCTTGGTAAATCAAGCCAGAATGCATTTACACCTGCAAAACACTTGGATGACTTCAGGGGTGTTGACGAGGGAACCTCGGAGTTGACTGGTCACCACAGCTTTGGCTTCAAGCGGGATCTTGTTCAACTCATTGGCAATATGTGTCATCAGAACAGGAAACATCAAGACATG ATAAGAAACTTGGATGGAATTCCCGTCATACTGGATGTCTGTAATTTGGATGCCAAAAATCCTT TCATTATACAGCATGCCAGCCTGGCCATCAGGAACCTCTTGGAAGCAAACCCAGAGAACCAGGCTGTTGTGGGAAGCCTGGTTCGGCAGGGTGTTGTCACTGATTCCCCACTGATAAAAGAAATGGGTATCCAGATTGAATAA
- the LOC119461275 gene encoding bcl-2-like protein 2 isoform X1: MARKLVEVSDDSAASSSSASSGDTNGGRSTPNGIQRPLLLPLQTQMSIPLPLLRNTPTHEETREEGRVLLSSFVDYQVAQEGAAMDAGAGGESIGDMVYSHTIDEEDIGTPHSRTEAEALHPVYRNMGRELRALADRFSQSRERIRVRQEADSLDISSLTRDNLMTLMLELFEDGFSRERLVTFFFFCSDLILKSVRCSVGGLRWQVVAWVWAFLRDRVCCWVLQRGGWEAVLTNYLPKLAITAAGFAVCVGVVFYIWKNW, translated from the exons ATGGCAAGGAAACTGGTCGAGGTTTCTGACGATTCCGCTGCATCGTCGAGCAGTGCCAGCAGTGGCG ATACCAACGGAGGCAGATCAACTCCCAACGGCATACAACGACCACTTCTGCTGCCTCTGCAGACGCAGATGAGCATTCCCCTCCCACTGCTACGCAACACGCCCACGCACGAGGAGACGCGGGAGGAAGGCCGAGTACTTCTCAGCTCGTTTGTGGACTACCAGGTGGCACAGGAAGGAGCTGCCATGGATGCCGGAGCTGGCGGCGAGTCCATCGGGGACATGGTATACAGTCACACCATTGACGAAGAAGACATCGGCACTCCGCACAGCCGCACTGAAGCCGAGGCCCTCCACCCTGTCTACCGCAACATGGGTCGTGAGCTGCGTGCTCTTGCCGACCGTTTTTCACAGAGCAGGGAACGCATACGCGTGCGACAGGAAGCCGACTCGCTGGACATCTCGAGCCTGACCCGAGATAACCTCATGACGCTGATGCTCGAGCTCTTTGAGGATGGCTTCAGCCGCGAGAGGCTCGTCAcgtttttcttcttctgcagcGACCTCATCCTGAAGTCGGTCCGGTGCTCTGTGGGAGGGCTGCGATGGCAAGTGGTTGCCTGGGTGTGGGCTTTCCTGCGTGACCGTGTCTGCTGCTGGGTACTCCAGCGCGGTGGATGGGAAGCCGTGCTCACAAACTACCTGCCTAAGTTGGCCATCACGGCCGCAGGCTTTGCCGTGTGTGTGGGTGTTGTATTTTACATTTGGAAGAACTGGTGA